In a single window of the Gossypium hirsutum isolate 1008001.06 chromosome D02, Gossypium_hirsutum_v2.1, whole genome shotgun sequence genome:
- the LOC107927685 gene encoding uncharacterized PE-PGRS family protein PE_PGRS54 isoform X2 — translation MPLNKMGHFTYFVIVIILCLLFLNGPAIANDHDVNGNENHHPHVYKERLKTKGSRRSLTVLPIVAGAHDVHQGEKAVAGAATTDKAFHSGGGAKAGVGGEFQSNGNIVGAGGGGGEGGGGNGGGSSSDKNGGVGIGGHAGMTGGGGFKFGFRGGMRAGLGGSGGANVGGEVGGRAAGVGNGATSTSASLNGEKSSDGKVSDTNKIEGKAGFEGKVRGQGEVGGNSGGSGNTGDAGKVGGHGGSVDNGNTDASGTYNGEKGSDGKASATSKGEAKVGFEGKVGGKGDGGGKSGGTSSTNVVGGGVGSGSTDASGSIVGVGGAGGGGGGSGSGGKGGDATASGHAGMAGGGGFRFGFRGGMRVGFGESGGASVGGGAGGHARGVGSGATSTSGSIGETKSSDAKASDNFSGSSGVKGQGGGDGSGNIDASGKDEAKAKTEGKFGGQGKVDGNSGGSDSSSYYDGVKGQGGRDGSGNTNASGKEKGQGRGDGSGNIDASGREKGKGRGDGSGNIDASGKDEAKVKAKAGGNFGGQGKVDENSGGSDSSSDSGGVKGQGGGDGSGNTDASGKEKGPGGRDGSDNKNASGKYEAKNKAEVEGKFGGQGKVDENSGGNDRSNNSVEVKGQGGGDGSGDTDTSGKQKGQGGGDSSGNTNTSGKDEAKDKAKVEGKFEGQGKVDGNSGGSDSSNDSSGVKRQGGGNGSGNTDASDKEKGQGGGYGSGNTNASGKDEAKGKAEAEGNFGGQGKVDGNSGGSDSSNDSGGVKGQGGGDGSGNTNASGKDKAKGKAEVEGNFGGQGKVDGNSGESDSFNDSGGVKGQGGGDGSGNTNASGKDEAKAKAETQPQAKAKDEVKAEDEAQAKVKDEAKAESEAKAKSKEEAKAEAEAKAEAKSEAKAEAKAKTEGKVEAEAEAEAKAEAKAEANTEAKAKAKAEIGGQGKVGGNGGGGEAKAEGNAKAEAEAKAEAEAKAEVEAEAKAEAETEANNEAKAKAKAEGKAEAKAEAKAEIGGQRKVSGNGGGGGGNVGGGFKFGFGGKVERGGGFSGAH, via the exons ATGCCTTTAAATAAGATGGGTCATTTTACGTATTTTGTTATagttattattttgtgtcttctTTTTTTGAATGGTCCTGCAATTGCTAATGATCATGATGTTAATGGAAATGAAAATCACCATCCACATGTTTATAAAGAAAGGCTAAAAACTAAAGGGAGTAGGAGGTCTTTAACAGTTTTACCTATAGTAGCTGGTGCACATGATGTACATCAAGGTGAGAAGGCCGTTGCTGGTGCTGCTACAACTGATAAAGCTTTCCATAGTGGCGGAGGAGCAAAGGCTGGAGTAGGAGGCGAATTCCAGAGTAATGGAAACATTGTTGGTGCAGGAGGAGGAGGAGGGGAGGGAGGTGGTGGTAATGGTGGTGGAAGTAGCAGTGACAAAAATGGAGGTGTAGGTATAGGTGGCCATGCTGGTATGACTGGTGGGGGTGGTTTTAAGTTTGGGTTTAGAGGTGGAATGAGAGCAGGACTTGGTGGAAGTGGTGGCGCTAATGTTGGTGGAGAGGTAGGAGGTCGTGCCGCAGGTGTTGGTAATGGTGCAACTAGTACAAGTGCTAGTCTTAATGGAGAAAAGAGTAGTGATGGAAAAGTTAGTGATACTAATAAGATTGAGGGTAAAGCTGGTTTTGAAGGTAAAGTAAGAGGACAAGGAGAAGTTGGTGGAAATAGTGGTGGAAGTGGTAACACTGGTGATGCTGGTAAGGTGGGAGGGCATGGTGGAAGTGTTGACAATGGTAATACTGATgcaagtggtacttataatggtgAAAAAGGTAGTGATGGCAAAGCTAGTGCTACTAGTAAGGGTGAAGCTAAAGTTGGTTTTGAAGGTAAAGTAGGAGGGAAAGGAGACGGTGGTGGAAAAAGTGGTGGAACTAGCAGCACTAATGTTGTTGGTGGAGGTGTTGGAAGTGGTAGTACTGATGCAAGTGGAAGCATTGTTGGTGTAGGAGGAGCGGGAGGGGGAGGAGGTGGTAGTGGTAGTGGTGGAAAGGGTGGAGATGCAACTGCAAGTGGACATGCTGGTATGGCTGGTGGGGGTGGTTTTAGGTTTGGGTTCAGAGGTGGAATGAGAGTAGGATTTGGTGAAAGTGGTGGCGCTAGTGTTGGTGGAGGGGCAGGAGGCCATGCCAGAGGTGTTGGTAGTGGTGCAACTAGTACAAGTGGTAGTATTGGCGAAACAAAGAGTAGTGATGCTAAAGCTAGTGACAACTTTAGTGGTTCTAGTGGGGTAAAAGGACAAGGTGGAGGAGATGGTAGTGGTAATATAGACGCAAGTGGTAAAGATGAAGCTAAAGCTAAAACTGAAGGAAAATTTGGAGGACAGGGAAAGGTCGATGGAAATAGTGGTGGAAGTGATAGCTCTAGTTATTATGATGGGGTAAAAGGACAAGGTGGAAGAGATGGTAGTGGTAATACAAATGCCAGTGGTAAAGAAAAAGGACAGGGTAGAGGAGATGGTAGTGGTAATATAGATGCAAGTGgtagagaaaaaggaaaaggtaGAGGAGATGGTAGTGGTAATATAGATGCAAGTGGTAAAGATGAAGCTAAAGTTAAAGCTAAAGCTGGAGGAAATTTTGGAGGACAGGGAAAGGTCGATGAAAATAGTGGTGGAAGTGACAGCTCTAGTGATTCTGGTGGGGTAAAAGGACAAGGTGGAGGAGATGGTAGTGGTAATACAGATGCAAGTGGTAAAGAAAAAGGACCTGGTGGAAGAGATGGTAGTGATAATAAAAATGCAAGTGGTAAATATGAAGCTAAAAATAAAGCTGAAGTTGAAGGAAAATTTGGAGGACAGGGAAAGGTCGATGAAAATAGTGGTGGAAATGACAGATCTAATAATTCCGTTGAGGTAAAAGGGCAAGGTGGAGGAGATGGTAGTGGTGATACAGATACAAGTGGTAAACAAAAAGGACAAGGTGGAGGAGATAGTAGTGGTAATACAAATACAAGTGGTAAAGATGAAGCTAAAGATAAAGCTAAAGTTGAAGGAAAATTTGAAGGGCAAGGAAAGGTCGATGGAAATAGTGGTGGAAGTGATAGTTCTAATGATTCTAGTGGGGTAAAAAGACAAGGTGGAGGAAATGGTAGTGGTAATACAGATGCAAGTGATAAAGAAAAAG GACAAGGTGGAGGATATGGTAGTGGTAATACAAATGCAAGTGGTAAAGATGAAGCTAAAGGTAAAGCTGAAGCTGAAGGAAATTTTGGAGGACAGGGAAAGGTCGATGGAAATAGTGGTGGAAGTGACAGCTCTAATGATTCTGGTGGGGTAAAAGGACAAGGTGGAGGAGATGGTAGTGGTAATACAAATGCAAGTGGTAAAGATAAAGCTAAAGGTAAAGCTGAAGTTGAAGGAAATTTTGGAGGACAAGGAAAGGTCGATGGAAATAGTGGTGAAAGTGATAGCTTTAATGATTCCGGTGGGGTAAAAGGACAAGGTGGAGGAGATGGTAGTGGTAATACAAATGCAAGTGGTAAAGATGAAGCTAAAGCTAAAGCTGAAACTCAACCTCAAGCTAAAGCTAAAGATGAAGTTAAAGCTGAAGATGAAGCACAAGCTAAAGTTAAAGATGAAGCTAAAGCTGAATCTGAAGCTAAAGCTAAATCTAAAGAAGAAGCTAAAGCTGAAGCTGAAGCTAAAGCTGAGGCTAAAAGTGAAGCCAAAGCTGAAGCTAAAGCTAAAACTgaaggaaaggttgaagctgaAGCTGAAGCTGAAGCAAAAGCAGAAGCAAAGGCCGAAGCAAACACCGAAGCAAAGGCTAAAGCAAAAGCTGAAATAGGAGGACAAGGAAAAGTAGGTGGaaatggtggtggtggtgaagcTAAAGCTGAAGGAAATGCTAAAGCTGAAGCTGAAGCCAAAGCTGAAGCCGAAGCAAAAGCCGAAGTTGAAGCCGAAGCAAAAGCCGAAGCTGAAACCGAAGCAAACAACGAAGCAAAAGCCAAAGCAAAGGCCGAAGGAAAAGCCGAAGCAAAGGCCGAAGCAAAAGCCGAAATAGGAGGACAAAGAAAAGTAAGTGGaaatggtggtggtggtggtggtaatGTTGGTGgtggttttaaatttggttttggAGGAAAAGTAGAAAGAGGAGGAGGGTTTAGTGGAGCCCACTAA
- the LOC107927685 gene encoding uncharacterized PE-PGRS family protein PE_PGRS54 isoform X3, with translation MPLNKMGHFTYFVIVIILCLLFLNGPAIANDHDVNGNENHHPHVYKERLKTKGSRRSLTVLPIVAGAHDVHQGEKAVAGAATTDKAFHSGGGAKAGVGGEFQSNGNIVGAGGGGGEGGGGNGGGSSSDKNGGVGIGGHAGMTGGGGFKFGFRGGMRAGLGGSGGANVGGEVGGRAAGVGNGATSTSASLNGEKSSDGKVSDTNKIEGKAGFEGKVRGQGEVGGNSGGSGNTGDAGKVGGHGGSVDNGNTDASGTYNGEKGSDGKASATSKGEAKVGFEGKVGGKGDGGGKSGGTSSTNVVGGGVGSGSTDASGSIVGVGGAGGGGGGSGSGGKGGDATASGHAGMAGGGGFRFGFRGGMRVGFGESGGASVGGGAGGHARGVGSGATSTSGSIGETKSSDAKASDNFSGSSGVKGQGGGDGSGNIDASGKDEAKAKTEGKFGGQGKVDGNSGGSDSSSYYDGVKGQGGRDGSGNTNASGKEKGQGRGDGSGNIDASGREKGKGRGDGSGNIDASGKDEAKVKAKAGGNFGGQGKVDENSGGSDSSSDSGGVKGQGGGDGSGNTNASGKDKAKGKAEVEGNFGGQGKVDGNSGGSDSSNDSGGVKGQGGGYGSGNTNASGKDEAKGKAEAEGNFGGQGKVDGNSGGSDSSNDSGGVKGQGGGDGSGNTNASGKDKAKGKAEVEGNFGGQGKVDGNSGESDSFNDSGGVKGQGGGDGSGNTNASGKDEAKAKAETQPQAKAKDEVKAEDEAQAKVKDEAKAESEAKAKSKEEAKAEAEAKAEAKSEAKAEAKAKTEGKVEAEAEAEAKAEAKAEANTEAKAKAKAEIGGQGKVGGNGGGGEAKAEGNAKAEAEAKAEAEAKAEVEAEAKAEAETEANNEAKAKAKAEGKAEAKAEAKAEIGGQRKVSGNGGGGGGNVGGGFKFGFGGKVERGGGFSGAH, from the exons ATGCCTTTAAATAAGATGGGTCATTTTACGTATTTTGTTATagttattattttgtgtcttctTTTTTTGAATGGTCCTGCAATTGCTAATGATCATGATGTTAATGGAAATGAAAATCACCATCCACATGTTTATAAAGAAAGGCTAAAAACTAAAGGGAGTAGGAGGTCTTTAACAGTTTTACCTATAGTAGCTGGTGCACATGATGTACATCAAGGTGAGAAGGCCGTTGCTGGTGCTGCTACAACTGATAAAGCTTTCCATAGTGGCGGAGGAGCAAAGGCTGGAGTAGGAGGCGAATTCCAGAGTAATGGAAACATTGTTGGTGCAGGAGGAGGAGGAGGGGAGGGAGGTGGTGGTAATGGTGGTGGAAGTAGCAGTGACAAAAATGGAGGTGTAGGTATAGGTGGCCATGCTGGTATGACTGGTGGGGGTGGTTTTAAGTTTGGGTTTAGAGGTGGAATGAGAGCAGGACTTGGTGGAAGTGGTGGCGCTAATGTTGGTGGAGAGGTAGGAGGTCGTGCCGCAGGTGTTGGTAATGGTGCAACTAGTACAAGTGCTAGTCTTAATGGAGAAAAGAGTAGTGATGGAAAAGTTAGTGATACTAATAAGATTGAGGGTAAAGCTGGTTTTGAAGGTAAAGTAAGAGGACAAGGAGAAGTTGGTGGAAATAGTGGTGGAAGTGGTAACACTGGTGATGCTGGTAAGGTGGGAGGGCATGGTGGAAGTGTTGACAATGGTAATACTGATgcaagtggtacttataatggtgAAAAAGGTAGTGATGGCAAAGCTAGTGCTACTAGTAAGGGTGAAGCTAAAGTTGGTTTTGAAGGTAAAGTAGGAGGGAAAGGAGACGGTGGTGGAAAAAGTGGTGGAACTAGCAGCACTAATGTTGTTGGTGGAGGTGTTGGAAGTGGTAGTACTGATGCAAGTGGAAGCATTGTTGGTGTAGGAGGAGCGGGAGGGGGAGGAGGTGGTAGTGGTAGTGGTGGAAAGGGTGGAGATGCAACTGCAAGTGGACATGCTGGTATGGCTGGTGGGGGTGGTTTTAGGTTTGGGTTCAGAGGTGGAATGAGAGTAGGATTTGGTGAAAGTGGTGGCGCTAGTGTTGGTGGAGGGGCAGGAGGCCATGCCAGAGGTGTTGGTAGTGGTGCAACTAGTACAAGTGGTAGTATTGGCGAAACAAAGAGTAGTGATGCTAAAGCTAGTGACAACTTTAGTGGTTCTAGTGGGGTAAAAGGACAAGGTGGAGGAGATGGTAGTGGTAATATAGACGCAAGTGGTAAAGATGAAGCTAAAGCTAAAACTGAAGGAAAATTTGGAGGACAGGGAAAGGTCGATGGAAATAGTGGTGGAAGTGATAGCTCTAGTTATTATGATGGGGTAAAAGGACAAGGTGGAAGAGATGGTAGTGGTAATACAAATGCCAGTGGTAAAGAAAAAGGACAGGGTAGAGGAGATGGTAGTGGTAATATAGATGCAAGTGgtagagaaaaaggaaaaggtaGAGGAGATGGTAGTGGTAATATAGATGCAAGTGGTAAAGATGAAGCTAAAGTTAAAGCTAAAGCTGGAGGAAATTTTGGAGGACAGGGAAAGGTCGATGAAAATAGTGGTGGAAGTGACAGCTCTAGTGATTCTGGTGGGGTAAAAGGACAAG GTGGAGGAGATGGTAGTGGTAATACAAATGCAAGTGGTAAAGATAAAGCTAAAGGTAAAGCTGAAGTTGAAGGAAATTTTGGAGGACAGGGAAAGGTCGATGGAAATAGTGGTGGAAGTGACAGCTCTAATGATTCTGGTGGGGTAAAAGGACAAGGTGGAGGATATGGTAGTGGTAATACAAATGCAAGTGGTAAAGATGAAGCTAAAGGTAAAGCTGAAGCTGAAGGAAATTTTGGAGGACAGGGAAAGGTCGATGGAAATAGTGGTGGAAGTGACAGCTCTAATGATTCTGGTGGGGTAAAAGGACAAGGTGGAGGAGATGGTAGTGGTAATACAAATGCAAGTGGTAAAGATAAAGCTAAAGGTAAAGCTGAAGTTGAAGGAAATTTTGGAGGACAAGGAAAGGTCGATGGAAATAGTGGTGAAAGTGATAGCTTTAATGATTCCGGTGGGGTAAAAGGACAAGGTGGAGGAGATGGTAGTGGTAATACAAATGCAAGTGGTAAAGATGAAGCTAAAGCTAAAGCTGAAACTCAACCTCAAGCTAAAGCTAAAGATGAAGTTAAAGCTGAAGATGAAGCACAAGCTAAAGTTAAAGATGAAGCTAAAGCTGAATCTGAAGCTAAAGCTAAATCTAAAGAAGAAGCTAAAGCTGAAGCTGAAGCTAAAGCTGAGGCTAAAAGTGAAGCCAAAGCTGAAGCTAAAGCTAAAACTgaaggaaaggttgaagctgaAGCTGAAGCTGAAGCAAAAGCAGAAGCAAAGGCCGAAGCAAACACCGAAGCAAAGGCTAAAGCAAAAGCTGAAATAGGAGGACAAGGAAAAGTAGGTGGaaatggtggtggtggtgaagcTAAAGCTGAAGGAAATGCTAAAGCTGAAGCTGAAGCCAAAGCTGAAGCCGAAGCAAAAGCCGAAGTTGAAGCCGAAGCAAAAGCCGAAGCTGAAACCGAAGCAAACAACGAAGCAAAAGCCAAAGCAAAGGCCGAAGGAAAAGCCGAAGCAAAGGCCGAAGCAAAAGCCGAAATAGGAGGACAAAGAAAAGTAAGTGGaaatggtggtggtggtggtggtaatGTTGGTGgtggttttaaatttggttttggAGGAAAAGTAGAAAGAGGAGGAGGGTTTAGTGGAGCCCACTAA
- the LOC107927685 gene encoding uncharacterized PE-PGRS family protein PE_PGRS54 isoform X1 — protein MPLNKMGHFTYFVIVIILCLLFLNGPAIANDHDVNGNENHHPHVYKERLKTKGSRRSLTVLPIVAGAHDVHQGEKAVAGAATTDKAFHSGGGAKAGVGGEFQSNGNIVGAGGGGGEGGGGNGGGSSSDKNGGVGIGGHAGMTGGGGFKFGFRGGMRAGLGGSGGANVGGEVGGRAAGVGNGATSTSASLNGEKSSDGKVSDTNKIEGKAGFEGKVRGQGEVGGNSGGSGNTGDAGKVGGHGGSVDNGNTDASGTYNGEKGSDGKASATSKGEAKVGFEGKVGGKGDGGGKSGGTSSTNVVGGGVGSGSTDASGSIVGVGGAGGGGGGSGSGGKGGDATASGHAGMAGGGGFRFGFRGGMRVGFGESGGASVGGGAGGHARGVGSGATSTSGSIGETKSSDAKASDNFSGSSGVKGQGGGDGSGNIDASGKDEAKAKTEGKFGGQGKVDGNSGGSDSSSYYDGVKGQGGRDGSGNTNASGKEKGQGRGDGSGNIDASGREKGKGRGDGSGNIDASGKDEAKVKAKAGGNFGGQGKVDENSGGSDSSSDSGGVKGQGGGDGSGNTDASGKEKGPGGRDGSDNKNASGKYEAKNKAEVEGKFGGQGKVDENSGGNDRSNNSVEVKGQGGGDGSGDTDTSGKQKGQGGGDSSGNTNTSGKDEAKDKAKVEGKFEGQGKVDGNSGGSDSSNDSSGVKRQGGGNGSGNTDASDKEKGQGGGYGSGNTNASGKDEAKGKAEAEGNFGGQGKVDGNSGGSDSSNDSGGVKGQGGGDGSGNTNASGKDKAKGKAEVEGNFGGQGKVDGNSGESDSFNDSGGVKGQGGGDGSGNTNASGKDEAKAKAETQPQAKAKDEVKAEDEAQAKVKDEAKAESEAKAKSKEEAKAEAEAKAEAKSEAKAEAKAKTEGKVEAEAEAEAKAEAKAEANTEAKAKAKAEIGGQGKVGGNGGGGEAKAEGNAKAEAEAKAEAEAKAEVEAEAKAEAETEANNEAKAKAKAEGKAEAKAEAKAEIGGQRKVSGNGGGGGGNVGGGFKFGFGGKVERGGGFSGAH, from the exons ATGCCTTTAAATAAGATGGGTCATTTTACGTATTTTGTTATagttattattttgtgtcttctTTTTTTGAATGGTCCTGCAATTGCTAATGATCATGATGTTAATGGAAATGAAAATCACCATCCACATGTTTATAAAGAAAGGCTAAAAACTAAAGGGAGTAGGAGGTCTTTAACAGTTTTACCTATAGTAGCTGGTGCACATGATGTACATCAAGGTGAGAAGGCCGTTGCTGGTGCTGCTACAACTGATAAAGCTTTCCATAGTGGCGGAGGAGCAAAGGCTGGAGTAGGAGGCGAATTCCAGAGTAATGGAAACATTGTTGGTGCAGGAGGAGGAGGAGGGGAGGGAGGTGGTGGTAATGGTGGTGGAAGTAGCAGTGACAAAAATGGAGGTGTAGGTATAGGTGGCCATGCTGGTATGACTGGTGGGGGTGGTTTTAAGTTTGGGTTTAGAGGTGGAATGAGAGCAGGACTTGGTGGAAGTGGTGGCGCTAATGTTGGTGGAGAGGTAGGAGGTCGTGCCGCAGGTGTTGGTAATGGTGCAACTAGTACAAGTGCTAGTCTTAATGGAGAAAAGAGTAGTGATGGAAAAGTTAGTGATACTAATAAGATTGAGGGTAAAGCTGGTTTTGAAGGTAAAGTAAGAGGACAAGGAGAAGTTGGTGGAAATAGTGGTGGAAGTGGTAACACTGGTGATGCTGGTAAGGTGGGAGGGCATGGTGGAAGTGTTGACAATGGTAATACTGATgcaagtggtacttataatggtgAAAAAGGTAGTGATGGCAAAGCTAGTGCTACTAGTAAGGGTGAAGCTAAAGTTGGTTTTGAAGGTAAAGTAGGAGGGAAAGGAGACGGTGGTGGAAAAAGTGGTGGAACTAGCAGCACTAATGTTGTTGGTGGAGGTGTTGGAAGTGGTAGTACTGATGCAAGTGGAAGCATTGTTGGTGTAGGAGGAGCGGGAGGGGGAGGAGGTGGTAGTGGTAGTGGTGGAAAGGGTGGAGATGCAACTGCAAGTGGACATGCTGGTATGGCTGGTGGGGGTGGTTTTAGGTTTGGGTTCAGAGGTGGAATGAGAGTAGGATTTGGTGAAAGTGGTGGCGCTAGTGTTGGTGGAGGGGCAGGAGGCCATGCCAGAGGTGTTGGTAGTGGTGCAACTAGTACAAGTGGTAGTATTGGCGAAACAAAGAGTAGTGATGCTAAAGCTAGTGACAACTTTAGTGGTTCTAGTGGGGTAAAAGGACAAGGTGGAGGAGATGGTAGTGGTAATATAGACGCAAGTGGTAAAGATGAAGCTAAAGCTAAAACTGAAGGAAAATTTGGAGGACAGGGAAAGGTCGATGGAAATAGTGGTGGAAGTGATAGCTCTAGTTATTATGATGGGGTAAAAGGACAAGGTGGAAGAGATGGTAGTGGTAATACAAATGCCAGTGGTAAAGAAAAAGGACAGGGTAGAGGAGATGGTAGTGGTAATATAGATGCAAGTGgtagagaaaaaggaaaaggtaGAGGAGATGGTAGTGGTAATATAGATGCAAGTGGTAAAGATGAAGCTAAAGTTAAAGCTAAAGCTGGAGGAAATTTTGGAGGACAGGGAAAGGTCGATGAAAATAGTGGTGGAAGTGACAGCTCTAGTGATTCTGGTGGGGTAAAAGGACAAGGTGGAGGAGATGGTAGTGGTAATACAGATGCAAGTGGTAAAGAAAAAGGACCTGGTGGAAGAGATGGTAGTGATAATAAAAATGCAAGTGGTAAATATGAAGCTAAAAATAAAGCTGAAGTTGAAGGAAAATTTGGAGGACAGGGAAAGGTCGATGAAAATAGTGGTGGAAATGACAGATCTAATAATTCCGTTGAGGTAAAAGGGCAAGGTGGAGGAGATGGTAGTGGTGATACAGATACAAGTGGTAAACAAAAAGGACAAGGTGGAGGAGATAGTAGTGGTAATACAAATACAAGTGGTAAAGATGAAGCTAAAGATAAAGCTAAAGTTGAAGGAAAATTTGAAGGGCAAGGAAAGGTCGATGGAAATAGTGGTGGAAGTGATAGTTCTAATGATTCTAGTGGGGTAAAAAGACAAGGTGGAGGAAATGGTAGTGGTAATACAGATGCAAGTGATAAAGAAAAAGGACAAG GTGGAGGATATGGTAGTGGTAATACAAATGCAAGTGGTAAAGATGAAGCTAAAGGTAAAGCTGAAGCTGAAGGAAATTTTGGAGGACAGGGAAAGGTCGATGGAAATAGTGGTGGAAGTGACAGCTCTAATGATTCTGGTGGGGTAAAAGGACAAGGTGGAGGAGATGGTAGTGGTAATACAAATGCAAGTGGTAAAGATAAAGCTAAAGGTAAAGCTGAAGTTGAAGGAAATTTTGGAGGACAAGGAAAGGTCGATGGAAATAGTGGTGAAAGTGATAGCTTTAATGATTCCGGTGGGGTAAAAGGACAAGGTGGAGGAGATGGTAGTGGTAATACAAATGCAAGTGGTAAAGATGAAGCTAAAGCTAAAGCTGAAACTCAACCTCAAGCTAAAGCTAAAGATGAAGTTAAAGCTGAAGATGAAGCACAAGCTAAAGTTAAAGATGAAGCTAAAGCTGAATCTGAAGCTAAAGCTAAATCTAAAGAAGAAGCTAAAGCTGAAGCTGAAGCTAAAGCTGAGGCTAAAAGTGAAGCCAAAGCTGAAGCTAAAGCTAAAACTgaaggaaaggttgaagctgaAGCTGAAGCTGAAGCAAAAGCAGAAGCAAAGGCCGAAGCAAACACCGAAGCAAAGGCTAAAGCAAAAGCTGAAATAGGAGGACAAGGAAAAGTAGGTGGaaatggtggtggtggtgaagcTAAAGCTGAAGGAAATGCTAAAGCTGAAGCTGAAGCCAAAGCTGAAGCCGAAGCAAAAGCCGAAGTTGAAGCCGAAGCAAAAGCCGAAGCTGAAACCGAAGCAAACAACGAAGCAAAAGCCAAAGCAAAGGCCGAAGGAAAAGCCGAAGCAAAGGCCGAAGCAAAAGCCGAAATAGGAGGACAAAGAAAAGTAAGTGGaaatggtggtggtggtggtggtaatGTTGGTGgtggttttaaatttggttttggAGGAAAAGTAGAAAGAGGAGGAGGGTTTAGTGGAGCCCACTAA